In a single window of the Deltaproteobacteria bacterium genome:
- a CDS encoding PDZ domain-containing protein: MTGRRGHTPGGSAGATGRVAACGTMQMMRRSALKLACLAGLWSAAAAASPVEVDVNGVVLDPDSGSPIVRLVEKAKARRELPIWIGPFEAQAIVLEMQGVPAPRPLTHDLMKQLVERLGGKLTRVVIGEVHDNTYFATLHLQRPGGKELTVDARPSDAIALALRLHGPILVAEELFARAAAGRAAPVHLWGLTVQDLTPEMAAFFQAPEGRGVLVSDVAAAAPARDMARGDVIVALDDEPVSSVDELTSRAGARPAAAPVRLSVRRAGRSLQVHFQAGD; encoded by the coding sequence ATGACGGGACGGCGGGGTCATACGCCAGGTGGTTCGGCGGGTGCAACGGGGCGAGTTGCCGCCTGTGGTACAATGCAAATGATGCGGCGGTCCGCCCTCAAGCTCGCGTGTCTCGCCGGGCTCTGGTCGGCTGCCGCGGCCGCGAGCCCGGTCGAGGTCGACGTGAACGGCGTCGTGCTCGACCCCGACAGCGGCTCGCCCATCGTCCGCCTGGTCGAGAAGGCGAAGGCCCGCCGGGAGCTGCCCATCTGGATCGGGCCCTTCGAGGCGCAGGCGATCGTGCTCGAGATGCAGGGGGTACCGGCGCCGCGGCCGCTGACGCACGACCTGATGAAGCAGCTCGTGGAGCGCCTGGGCGGCAAGCTCACGCGCGTGGTGATCGGCGAGGTTCACGACAACACCTACTTCGCCACGCTCCATCTCCAGCGCCCGGGCGGGAAGGAGCTCACCGTCGATGCGCGCCCGAGCGATGCGATCGCGCTCGCGCTCCGGCTGCACGGCCCGATCCTGGTCGCCGAGGAGCTGTTCGCGCGCGCCGCGGCCGGGCGGGCCGCGCCGGTGCACCTCTGGGGGCTCACGGTTCAGGACCTGACGCCCGAGATGGCCGCCTTCTTCCAGGCGCCCGAGGGGCGCGGCGTGCTGGTCTCGGACGTGGCCGCTGCGGCGCCCGCCCGCGACATGGCGCGCGGCGACGTCATCGTCGCCCTCGATGACGAGCCGGTCTCCTCGGTCGACGAGCTCACCAGCCGCGCCGGCGCGCGCCCCGCCGCCGCGCCCGTCCGTCTCTCCGTCCGCCGCGCGGGCCGCTCGCTCCAGGTCCACTTCCAGGCCGGCGATTGA
- a CDS encoding Rieske 2Fe-2S domain-containing protein, producing MAKAEAQQEDPAALAARRVIEQQREREKRARERAQLGGLWSRRDVFGRFGWSIFAAFSGVSLLAAVRSAFPRVLFQPPSTFKAGRSSDYTIGEVSEKFKKDQRVWIIRTEEGLYALFAKCTHLGCTPRWLTAENKFKCPCHGSGFYKTGINFEGPAPRPLERLRITKAEDGEILIDKSVKYLYEKGDWNKPGAFLKV from the coding sequence ATGGCTAAGGCCGAGGCGCAGCAGGAAGATCCGGCCGCGCTCGCCGCCCGCCGGGTGATCGAGCAGCAACGCGAGCGCGAGAAGCGCGCCCGCGAGCGCGCCCAGCTCGGCGGCCTCTGGTCCCGGCGCGACGTCTTCGGGCGCTTCGGCTGGAGCATCTTCGCGGCCTTCTCGGGCGTCTCGCTGCTCGCGGCCGTCCGCTCGGCCTTCCCGCGCGTCCTCTTCCAGCCGCCCTCGACTTTCAAGGCCGGCCGCTCGAGCGACTACACGATCGGCGAGGTGAGCGAGAAGTTCAAGAAGGACCAGCGGGTGTGGATCATCCGCACCGAGGAGGGGCTCTACGCCCTGTTCGCCAAGTGCACGCACCTCGGCTGCACGCCCCGCTGGCTCACCGCCGAGAACAAGTTCAAGTGCCCGTGCCACGGGAGCGGCTTCTACAAGACCGGGATCAACTTCGAGGGCCCGGCGCCGCGCCCGCTCGAGCGCCTGCGCATCACCAAGGCCGAGGACGGCGAGATCCTGATCGACAAGAGCGTCAAGTATCTCTACGAGAAGGGCGACTGGAACAAGCCGGGCGCCTTCCTGAAGGTGTGA
- a CDS encoding cytochrome B6: MSGWDEIKRQITESQVWQSIFRHGYDDTPRNRILMVSGNVWLHLHPSKVRRHATRLRFTWCMGGITFLLYLVTVVTGIYLMFYYRPTAEYAYADMKYLEYDMP, encoded by the coding sequence ATGTCCGGATGGGACGAGATCAAGCGCCAGATCACCGAATCGCAGGTCTGGCAGTCCATCTTCCGCCACGGCTACGACGACACGCCGCGGAACCGCATCCTCATGGTGTCGGGGAACGTGTGGCTCCACCTCCACCCCTCCAAGGTGCGCCGGCACGCGACCCGGCTCCGCTTCACGTGGTGTATGGGCGGCATCACCTTCCTCCTCTACCTGGTGACGGTCGTGACCGGCATCTACCTGATGTTCTACTACCGGCCGACGGCCGAGTACGCCTACGCCGACATGAAGTACCTCGAGTACGACATGCCGT